In Burkholderiales bacterium, the following proteins share a genomic window:
- a CDS encoding NAD(P)/FAD-dependent oxidoreductase, giving the protein MKKLKLVMVGNGMAGVRTLEELLKIAPDLYDITAFGAEPHANYNRILLSPVLAGEMTIKDIMLNDVDWYAANNIRLHLNKKVVKIDRIARKVIAADGTEEPYDRLLLATGSNPFILPIPGVALDGVITYRDIHDTDAMIAAAAQYKHAVVIGGGLLGLEAANGLKLRGMNVTVVHLMDWLMERQLDKVAAGMLQKSLEAKGLQFLLKTQTSEIVGDNSRVKAVKFKDGRELAADLVVMAVGIRPNSDLAQSTGLYCNRGIVVNDTMQTYDPRIYAVGECVSHRGVAYGLVAPLFEMAKVCANHLAHMGIELYAGSVMSTKLKVTGIDLFSAGDFSGGDTTEEIVMSDPFAGIYKKLVIRDNKLIGSVLYGDTVDGSWYFQLLRDRQDIHEIRDQLLFGESHLGNLGHQGQSKASAMADSAEVCGCNGVCKGTIITAIKEKGLFTLDDVRKHTKASSSCGSCTGLVEQLLASTVGGAYQPAANLRKAMCGCTELTHEEVRKAIRDEKLLTIPQTREFLNWQTASGCASCRPALNYYLISTWPHEAEDDNQSRFINERAHANIQKDGTFSVVPRMFGGNTTAADLRRIADVVDKYQIPTVKVTGGQRIDLLGVKKEDLPNVWRDLDMPSGHAYAKALRTVKTCVGSEWCRFGVQDSTNMGIALEKEMWKMYAPHKVKLAVSGCPRNCAESGIKDVGVIGVDSGWEIYVAGNGGIKTEVAQFLCKVKTHDEVLEYASAFIQLYREEARYLDRTVHYVARVGLDYVKQKIVEDHEGRKALHARLKYALEGIPDPWKERAAGVDKREFEMLEA; this is encoded by the coding sequence ATGAAAAAACTGAAACTCGTGATGGTCGGCAATGGCATGGCCGGCGTGCGCACGCTCGAAGAGCTGCTGAAGATCGCACCCGACCTGTACGACATCACGGCGTTCGGCGCGGAGCCGCACGCCAATTACAACCGCATCTTGTTGTCTCCGGTGCTCGCCGGCGAAATGACGATCAAGGACATCATGCTGAACGATGTCGATTGGTACGCCGCTAACAATATCCGTCTGCATCTCAACAAGAAGGTCGTCAAGATCGATCGCATCGCGCGCAAGGTGATCGCTGCCGACGGCACCGAAGAACCGTATGACCGATTGCTGCTCGCGACAGGCTCGAATCCGTTCATCCTGCCGATCCCGGGCGTGGCTCTCGACGGTGTGATTACCTATCGCGACATCCACGACACCGATGCGATGATCGCAGCGGCAGCGCAGTACAAACATGCCGTCGTCATCGGTGGTGGCTTGCTTGGCCTCGAAGCAGCGAACGGCCTGAAGCTGCGCGGCATGAACGTGACCGTCGTGCATTTAATGGACTGGCTGATGGAGCGGCAGCTCGACAAGGTCGCGGCCGGCATGCTGCAGAAATCGCTCGAAGCGAAAGGCTTGCAGTTTCTGCTGAAAACGCAGACCAGCGAAATCGTCGGCGACAATAGCCGCGTCAAGGCAGTTAAATTCAAGGATGGCCGCGAGCTTGCCGCCGATCTCGTCGTCATGGCGGTCGGCATACGCCCGAACAGCGATCTCGCGCAATCGACCGGCCTCTATTGCAATCGCGGCATTGTCGTCAACGACACCATGCAGACGTACGATCCGCGCATTTACGCTGTCGGCGAGTGCGTATCGCATCGCGGTGTCGCTTACGGGCTGGTTGCGCCCTTGTTCGAAATGGCCAAGGTGTGCGCGAATCATCTGGCGCATATGGGTATCGAACTTTACGCGGGTTCGGTGATGTCGACCAAGCTCAAAGTAACCGGCATCGATCTTTTTTCAGCCGGTGACTTCAGCGGCGGCGATACGACCGAAGAGATCGTGATGTCCGATCCATTCGCGGGCATCTACAAGAAACTCGTGATCCGCGACAACAAATTGATCGGCAGCGTTTTGTACGGCGACACAGTCGACGGCTCATGGTATTTCCAGTTGCTGCGCGATCGGCAGGATATCCACGAAATCCGCGATCAGTTGCTGTTCGGTGAATCGCATCTCGGCAATCTCGGACACCAGGGGCAAAGCAAGGCATCGGCGATGGCCGATAGCGCCGAAGTGTGCGGCTGCAACGGCGTGTGCAAAGGGACCATCATCACCGCCATCAAGGAAAAAGGTTTGTTCACGCTCGACGACGTGCGCAAGCACACGAAAGCTTCTTCGTCGTGCGGCTCGTGCACCGGGCTCGTCGAACAACTGCTTGCCTCGACCGTCGGCGGCGCTTACCAGCCGGCTGCGAATTTGCGCAAAGCGATGTGCGGCTGCACCGAACTCACGCACGAAGAAGTGCGCAAAGCGATCCGCGACGAAAAACTGCTGACGATTCCGCAAACGCGCGAATTCCTGAACTGGCAAACAGCGAGCGGTTGTGCTTCTTGCCGCCCGGCGCTCAATTATTATCTGATCTCGACCTGGCCGCACGAAGCCGAGGACGACAACCAGTCGCGTTTCATCAACGAGCGCGCGCACGCCAACATTCAGAAGGACGGCACGTTCTCGGTCGTGCCGCGCATGTTCGGCGGCAACACGACGGCCGCCGATTTGCGGCGCATCGCCGATGTCGTCGACAAATACCAGATCCCGACGGTGAAAGTCACCGGTGGTCAGCGCATCGATCTGCTCGGCGTCAAAAAAGAGGATTTGCCGAATGTCTGGCGCGATCTCGACATGCCCTCGGGCCATGCCTACGCCAAAGCGCTGCGCACCGTGAAAACCTGCGTCGGGTCGGAATGGTGCCGCTTCGGCGTGCAGGATTCGACCAATATGGGCATCGCGCTCGAAAAAGAAATGTGGAAGATGTACGCGCCGCACAAGGTCAAGCTCGCGGTTTCGGGCTGCCCGCGCAACTGCGCCGAATCGGGAATCAAGGATGTCGGCGTCATCGGCGTCGATTCGGGCTGGGAAATCTATGTCGCCGGCAACGGCGGCATCAAAACCGAAGTCGCGCAGTTTCTGTGCAAAGTCAAAACCCACGATGAAGTACTCGAATACGCGAGCGCATTCATCCAGCTTTATCGCGAAGAAGCGCGTTATCTCGATCGCACCGTGCATTACGTCGCACGCGTCGGGCTCGATTATGTGAAGCAGAAAATCGTCGAGGACCACGAGGGACGAAAAGCGTTGCACGCCCGGCTCAAGTACGCGCTGGAAGGGATACCCGATCCCTGGAAAGAACGCGCAGCGGGGGTGGATAAGCGCGAGTTCGAGATGCTGGAGGCATGA
- a CDS encoding ABC transporter substrate-binding protein, translated as MTQQKPQQKRIAPGSPQRRKFLKQAAAAGGAAMLASPLGYGAWAAGSDAPEKKEVKIGFIPLTDCASVVIASVMRFDEKYGIKITPSKEASWASVRDKLVNGELDAAHVLYGLIYGVQLGIGGPKKDMAVLMNLNHNGQAITLSNQLRDKGVSDGGSLKKLVTTEKRDYTFAQTFPTGTHAMWIYYWLAAHDIHPFRDVKNIVVPPPQMVANMRVGNMDGFCVGEPWGNRAIYDKIGFTAETTQGIWKDHPEKVLGTTAEFVQKNPNTTRAMMMAILDASKFIDAMANRRKVAEIIADKSYVNCPVDVIDQRLVGKYDNGIGKKWDDPNYMKFYNDGAVNFPYLSDGMWFLTQHKRWGLLKDDVDYLAVANKVNQVALYKEAASQVKAPIPPDLMRSAKLIDGVVWDGKDPKKYAGSFAVRV; from the coding sequence ATGACGCAACAAAAACCGCAGCAAAAACGTATTGCGCCAGGTTCGCCACAGCGGCGGAAATTTCTGAAGCAGGCGGCGGCAGCAGGCGGCGCGGCCATGCTGGCGAGCCCGCTCGGTTATGGCGCGTGGGCCGCGGGTTCCGACGCCCCGGAAAAAAAGGAAGTCAAAATCGGCTTCATTCCGCTCACCGATTGCGCGTCGGTCGTGATCGCGTCGGTGATGAGGTTCGACGAGAAGTACGGAATCAAGATCACGCCTAGCAAGGAAGCGTCGTGGGCTTCGGTGCGCGACAAGCTGGTCAACGGAGAGCTCGACGCCGCCCATGTGCTGTATGGGCTGATCTATGGTGTGCAACTCGGCATTGGCGGGCCGAAGAAGGACATGGCGGTGCTGATGAACCTGAACCACAACGGCCAGGCGATCACGCTTTCCAATCAGCTCAGGGACAAAGGCGTGAGCGATGGCGGATCGCTGAAAAAACTGGTGACCACCGAAAAGCGCGACTACACGTTCGCGCAGACTTTCCCGACCGGAACGCACGCGATGTGGATTTACTACTGGCTGGCGGCGCACGATATCCATCCGTTCCGGGACGTCAAGAATATCGTCGTGCCCCCGCCGCAAATGGTGGCGAATATGCGCGTCGGCAATATGGACGGCTTCTGCGTCGGCGAGCCCTGGGGCAATCGCGCGATTTACGACAAGATCGGTTTCACTGCCGAGACCACGCAAGGCATCTGGAAAGACCATCCTGAGAAGGTGCTGGGAACGACCGCCGAATTCGTGCAGAAAAATCCGAACACGACGCGGGCGATGATGATGGCGATCCTCGACGCCTCGAAGTTCATCGACGCCATGGCCAATCGGCGCAAGGTCGCCGAGATCATCGCCGACAAATCCTATGTCAATTGCCCGGTCGATGTGATCGATCAGCGGCTGGTCGGCAAATACGATAACGGCATCGGCAAGAAATGGGACGACCCGAACTACATGAAGTTCTACAACGACGGCGCGGTGAATTTCCCTTACCTGTCCGACGGCATGTGGTTCCTGACCCAGCACAAGCGCTGGGGCCTGCTCAAGGACGACGTCGACTACCTCGCGGTTGCCAACAAGGTTAACCAGGTCGCGCTTTACAAGGAAGCCGCAAGCCAGGTCAAGGCGCCGATACCGCCGGATTTGATGCGCTCGGCGAAACTGATCGACGGCGTCGTCTGGGACGGCAAGGATCCGAAGAAATACGCCGGCAGTTTTGCCGTCAGGGTTTAA
- the cobA gene encoding uroporphyrinogen-III C-methyltransferase: MKTGKVYLVGAGPGDIELLTLKAVRALGIADVVLIDDLVNREVLQFVRADARVVEVGKRGGCASTPQAFIERLMIGEAGAGRIVARVKGGDPFVFGRGGEEVQALRAAGVEAEVISGITSGMAAAAALGIPVTHRDCARGVTLLTGHTRNGAEPNWKALAQGGTTLVIYMGASRLAMIVAELLAAGMPSRTPAAMVQNATLPSQRSVISDLRSLPTAVANAGLGSPAIVVIGEVARLAAQTAAACFESLDSRVRGNDKLVFEPKRERRG; the protein is encoded by the coding sequence ATGAAAACAGGAAAAGTCTATTTGGTTGGCGCCGGCCCCGGCGACATCGAACTACTGACGCTAAAGGCGGTGCGCGCGCTCGGCATCGCCGATGTCGTACTGATCGACGATCTCGTCAATCGCGAGGTGCTCCAATTCGTGCGCGCCGATGCGCGCGTCGTCGAAGTCGGCAAGCGCGGAGGCTGTGCTTCCACGCCCCAAGCCTTCATCGAGCGCCTGATGATAGGCGAAGCCGGCGCGGGACGCATCGTTGCGCGCGTCAAGGGCGGCGATCCTTTCGTATTCGGACGCGGTGGCGAAGAAGTCCAGGCGCTGCGCGCGGCTGGTGTCGAAGCTGAAGTCATCTCGGGCATCACATCGGGTATGGCGGCGGCTGCGGCGCTCGGCATTCCGGTTACACATCGCGATTGCGCGCGCGGCGTGACTTTGCTCACCGGTCATACCAGAAACGGCGCGGAGCCGAATTGGAAAGCGCTGGCGCAAGGCGGGACCACGCTCGTCATCTACATGGGCGCGTCGCGTCTGGCGATGATAGTCGCCGAGCTGCTTGCCGCGGGAATGCCGTCCCGGACACCGGCTGCGATGGTCCAGAACGCAACCTTGCCGTCGCAGCGCAGCGTTATTTCGGATTTGCGCAGTCTGCCCACAGCGGTTGCGAACGCGGGGCTGGGCAGCCCGGCGATCGTCGTCATCGGGGAGGTCGCCAGGCTTGCGGCGCAGACTGCTGCGGCATGTTTCGAATCGCTGGATTCCCGCGTGCGCGGAAATGACAAGCTGGTTTTCGAGCCGAAGCGCGAGCGCCGTGGATAA
- a CDS encoding ABC transporter ATP-binding protein, giving the protein MEKLVQIENADVAFYTKKGLFQALRGIDLTVTQGEFVTLIGHSGCGKSTLLNLIAGLVMPTRGNVFVNGREVAGPGPDRAVVFQNHSLLPWMTCFDNIYLAVERVFGGSEPKAQLRDRTRAALELVHLAPAENKHPHEISGGMKQRVGIARAFAMQPKILLLDEPFGALDALTRAHLQDELMDIVAKTRSTVVMVTHDVDEAVLLSDRIVMLTNGPAAVVGDIVSVDLPRPRDRLAHASDYRYHELRTAVLEFLYRKQMCPAA; this is encoded by the coding sequence ATGGAAAAGCTCGTGCAAATCGAGAACGCCGACGTTGCGTTCTACACCAAAAAAGGTTTGTTTCAGGCGCTGCGCGGCATCGACCTGACGGTGACCCAGGGCGAATTCGTGACCTTGATCGGCCATTCCGGTTGCGGCAAATCGACGCTGCTCAACCTGATCGCAGGCCTCGTCATGCCGACGCGCGGCAACGTATTCGTCAATGGCCGCGAAGTCGCCGGGCCGGGGCCGGATCGCGCGGTGGTCTTCCAGAACCATTCGCTGCTGCCGTGGATGACCTGCTTCGACAACATTTATCTCGCCGTCGAGCGCGTATTCGGCGGGAGTGAGCCCAAGGCGCAGCTCAGGGACCGCACGCGCGCGGCGCTCGAACTCGTGCATCTCGCCCCCGCCGAGAACAAGCATCCGCACGAAATCTCCGGCGGCATGAAGCAGCGCGTCGGCATCGCGCGCGCTTTCGCCATGCAGCCGAAAATCCTGTTGCTGGACGAGCCGTTCGGTGCGCTCGATGCCTTGACCCGCGCCCATTTGCAGGACGAGTTGATGGACATCGTCGCCAAAACCCGCAGCACCGTGGTCATGGTGACGCACGATGTCGACGAGGCGGTGTTACTGTCGGACCGCATTGTGATGCTGACCAATGGCCCGGCAGCCGTGGTCGGCGATATCGTCAGCGTCGATCTGCCGCGGCCTCGGGACCGCTTGGCCCATGCCAGTGATTATCGCTATCACGAGCTGCGCACCGCGGTGCTCGAATTCCTGTACCGGAAACAAATGTGCCCGGCGGCGTAA
- a CDS encoding ANTAR domain-containing protein, translated as MKSILLISAPAASAPLLAAIEKAGHRLAAALTSFADLSRLGEASDFDLIIVAVDALDDAALALLAELHRRRPCPLVVFTQDASRARIQAAIGAGVDAYVIGGFSPERLNPVIDVATARFNESRVLQRKLALAQDKLDERKLIERAKGMLMKLRGISEEDAFRALRKEAMDKNLRMGEVAARIIAVDDLLWPRNVASTRGKIPNLERN; from the coding sequence TTGAAATCCATCTTGCTGATCAGCGCGCCCGCTGCAAGCGCGCCGCTTCTGGCCGCGATTGAAAAAGCCGGCCATCGGCTGGCTGCCGCGCTGACTTCGTTTGCCGATCTATCGCGCCTGGGCGAAGCGAGCGATTTCGATCTGATCATCGTAGCCGTCGATGCGCTGGACGATGCCGCGTTGGCGCTGTTGGCTGAACTGCATCGTCGCCGGCCTTGCCCACTCGTCGTCTTTACCCAAGACGCGAGCCGCGCACGCATTCAGGCGGCGATCGGCGCCGGCGTCGACGCGTATGTGATCGGCGGTTTCTCGCCCGAGCGTTTGAATCCTGTCATCGATGTCGCAACCGCGCGCTTCAACGAATCGCGGGTTCTGCAGCGTAAGCTCGCCCTGGCGCAGGACAAGCTCGACGAGCGCAAATTGATCGAGCGCGCCAAAGGGATGCTGATGAAGCTGCGCGGGATCAGCGAGGAGGACGCTTTCCGGGCTTTGCGCAAGGAAGCGATGGATAAAAACCTGCGCATGGGCGAAGTCGCCGCGCGCATCATCGCCGTAGACGATTTGCTCTGGCCACGGAACGTTGCAAGCACTCGCGGCAAAATACCCAATCTGGAGCGCAACTGA
- the ntrB gene encoding nitrate ABC transporter permease — translation MKLATTPSGGRIRIVSLRKFELGDDARRPRPARSAASSADQTGAPATPGESPAPPASRALASLAAALRAMMPVALGLIVFIGIWALIAQISTLPNPAKTWEAALILFSDPFYVKGPNDQGIGWNILGSLQRVAVGFGLAALVGIPLGFMIGRFKFLSDMAAPIISLLRPVSPLAWLPIGLLVFKAAGPAAIWVIFVSAIWPMIINTAVGVRQIPQDYMNVAKVLNLSEWKVFTKILFPAALPYMMTGVRLSIGVAWLVIVAAEMLTGGVGIGFWVWDEWNNLNVEHIIIAIFVVGIVGLLLEQALLLLARRFEYR, via the coding sequence ATGAAACTCGCGACAACTCCGTCCGGCGGACGTATCAGAATAGTGAGCTTGCGTAAGTTCGAGCTCGGCGACGACGCCCGCCGTCCGCGTCCAGCCAGGTCCGCGGCCTCCAGCGCGGATCAGACCGGAGCCCCGGCAACGCCCGGTGAAAGCCCGGCGCCGCCGGCTTCGCGCGCATTAGCCAGCCTCGCGGCCGCGTTGCGCGCGATGATGCCCGTCGCGCTGGGGCTGATTGTCTTTATCGGAATCTGGGCGCTGATAGCGCAGATAAGCACGCTGCCAAATCCGGCGAAAACCTGGGAAGCGGCGCTGATTCTGTTCAGCGATCCGTTTTACGTCAAAGGGCCGAACGATCAGGGCATAGGCTGGAACATCCTGGGGTCTTTGCAAAGAGTCGCCGTAGGCTTCGGGCTGGCGGCGCTGGTCGGCATTCCGCTTGGCTTCATGATCGGCCGCTTCAAGTTTCTATCCGACATGGCGGCGCCTATCATCAGCCTGCTGCGGCCGGTTTCTCCGTTGGCGTGGCTGCCGATCGGCTTGCTCGTATTCAAGGCGGCCGGTCCCGCGGCGATCTGGGTGATCTTTGTTTCCGCGATCTGGCCGATGATTATCAACACCGCGGTCGGCGTCAGGCAAATTCCGCAGGACTACATGAACGTCGCCAAGGTCTTGAATCTTTCCGAATGGAAAGTGTTCACCAAAATCCTGTTTCCGGCGGCGCTGCCGTACATGATGACGGGCGTGCGGCTTTCCATAGGCGTCGCCTGGCTCGTGATCGTGGCCGCCGAAATGCTGACCGGCGGCGTCGGCATCGGCTTCTGGGTGTGGGACGAGTGGAACAACCTGAACGTCGAGCACATCATCATCGCCATTTTCGTGGTCGGCATCGTCGGGCTGCTGCTGGAGCAGGCGCTGCTGCTGTTGGCCCGACGCTTCGAATATCGCTAG